Proteins encoded in a region of the Candidatus Scalindua japonica genome:
- a CDS encoding nucleotidyltransferase domain-containing protein has product MKESVSVFDKQAKVVLFSSRARDTALGGDIDLLFIFDSIKQQDLGQIRWQIREKPGEQKIDMSL; this is encoded by the coding sequence ATTAAAGAGAGTGTTTCTGTTTTTGATAAACAGGCAAAAGTTGTTTTGTTCAGTTCCCGTGCCAGAGACACTGCGCTCGGCGGAGACATCGATCTGTTATTCATATTTGATAGTATAAAACAGCAGGACCTGGGGCAGATACGATGGCAAATCAGGGAGAAGCCTGGTGAGCAGAAGATTGACATGTCCCTATAG
- a CDS encoding tetratricopeptide repeat protein produces MKNIFKTISYNPIICLLLAAFFIYGCGKEGGTEVASVSEEVKTETSTEEKVEEKPEVKLPNLGTDAEDYYTFGIGAIKDGKFPLAVQAWLKAVEIEPTMVKAYNYLGRAYYTQGMIEGAIDAYKKAVELDPANPKSYINLGIAYRYDQEYDAAINELNKAIELNPLSALAYDEIGMALMKLEKHEEAIAAFQNAAAIDPKFPQPHNNIGVIYLMQGRSKDADTEFKKYEELMKEKSAQQAKIMGGPHP; encoded by the coding sequence ATGAAAAACATCTTTAAGACAATAAGTTACAATCCAATTATTTGCCTCTTGCTGGCAGCATTCTTTATATACGGATGCGGTAAAGAAGGAGGAACAGAGGTGGCATCTGTTTCAGAAGAGGTAAAAACTGAAACATCAACAGAAGAAAAAGTGGAGGAAAAACCCGAGGTAAAACTTCCAAACCTCGGTACAGACGCGGAAGATTATTACACCTTCGGTATCGGAGCAATAAAAGACGGAAAATTTCCTCTGGCAGTCCAGGCATGGCTAAAAGCTGTAGAAATTGAACCGACTATGGTAAAAGCATACAATTACCTGGGACGCGCGTACTATACACAGGGTATGATAGAAGGCGCTATCGATGCATATAAGAAAGCAGTAGAGCTCGACCCTGCCAACCCGAAAAGTTACATAAACCTTGGTATTGCCTATAGATATGACCAGGAATATGATGCGGCAATAAATGAACTTAATAAGGCAATTGAATTAAACCCTCTTTCAGCTCTTGCGTATGATGAGATTGGAATGGCCTTGATGAAGCTGGAGAAACATGAAGAGGCCATTGCCGCGTTTCAAAATGCGGCAGCTATCGATCCAAAATTTCCACAACCGCACAACAATATAGGGGTCATTTACCTGATGCAGGGAAGATCAAAAGATGCCGATACTGAATTTAAAAAGTATGAAGAATTAATGAAAGAAAAAAGCGCGCAACAGGCAAAAATAATGGGTGGTCCACATCCCTGA
- a CDS encoding cytochrome-c peroxidase, whose translation MSGGASSAREDEPIKPISINFDYNRAKVELGKKLFFEPRLSKSGWITCNSCHNLATGGADNLPTSIGHKWFLGPINSPTVLNSKFNLAQFWDGRAKDLKEQAGGPIANPLEMGSNHELAVSILQSIPEYVQWFSEIYGLDEMYGDEIITIDQVTDAIAAFEETLVTPNSNFDNWLNGYDNSISEIEKEGYDLFKEKGCIVCHNGVGVGGNSYQKFGIAKPYDKDTHTLGRYNVTKDEKDKYVFKVPLLRNIELTAPYFHDASTWDLAEAVNIMNEYQLGLKLTDSETSKIVAFLRTLTGDQPSVIFPILPPSTSTTAKPNRN comes from the coding sequence ATGTCTGGTGGTGCGTCATCAGCACGTGAAGATGAACCAATTAAGCCAATCTCAATAAACTTTGACTATAATAGAGCAAAGGTAGAATTAGGAAAGAAATTGTTCTTCGAACCCCGATTGTCTAAATCCGGATGGATCACCTGTAATTCCTGTCATAACCTCGCAACCGGCGGGGCAGATAATTTACCAACCTCTATCGGACATAAATGGTTTTTAGGGCCGATAAACTCACCTACCGTCCTGAATTCAAAATTCAATCTGGCCCAGTTCTGGGATGGTCGTGCAAAGGATTTAAAAGAACAGGCAGGAGGCCCGATAGCCAATCCTCTTGAAATGGGTTCAAACCACGAGTTGGCAGTGAGCATTTTACAATCAATACCAGAGTACGTACAATGGTTCAGTGAAATATATGGACTGGATGAGATGTATGGAGATGAAATAATAACTATAGACCAGGTCACTGATGCTATCGCTGCGTTTGAGGAAACGTTAGTCACACCAAACTCAAACTTTGACAATTGGCTGAATGGATATGACAATTCAATTTCCGAAATAGAAAAGGAAGGATATGATTTATTTAAGGAGAAAGGGTGCATTGTCTGTCATAACGGTGTCGGTGTAGGAGGAAACTCTTATCAGAAATTTGGAATTGCAAAACCGTATGACAAAGATACTCATACTCTTGGAAGATACAACGTAACAAAAGACGAGAAAGATAAATATGTTTTCAAAGTCCCTCTCTTGAGAAATATTGAACTCACGGCCCCCTACTTCCACGACGCAAGTACCTGGGACCTGGCAGAAGCTGTTAATATCATGAATGAATATCAGTTGGGGCTGAAACTTACTGATAGCGAAACAAGCAAAATTGTGGCATTTCTACGGACCTTAACCGGAGATCAACCTTCAGTAATTTTTCCGATACTGCCGCCATCAACTTCAACCACTGCTAAACCTAATCGAAATTGA
- a CDS encoding tetratricopeptide repeat protein translates to MKKQISISCLALAIAFISLTSGYAHEGGDLSTKELASQIGKTESELKEIDKKIIAYNNTVKSNPDDAEAHFNLGKLYEQKMKFYDAITEYQKTIQLNPDFLEARVNLSLVYTELNMFSESVNELKQVLKIDPDNVDAHKYIGRSYYKTGLLNEAMEEFKIALKLEKKDPELHCYLESVYFSMGRLDDAVAELKKAIEIDPQFKVAHLNLGFVYFEQGKLDEAMEEYETAIGIDPKFADAYSNMGLVYCERKMFDEAISILKKAIEINPTLPDAHNNLGYAYWQKSIKENNKEFKDKAMREVTIYKGLIGAN, encoded by the coding sequence ATGAAAAAACAGATATCAATCTCTTGCCTGGCTCTGGCAATTGCATTCATTTCCCTTACTTCAGGTTACGCGCATGAGGGAGGAGATCTCTCAACAAAAGAGCTTGCAAGCCAGATTGGAAAAACAGAATCAGAACTAAAGGAAATAGACAAAAAAATCATTGCATACAATAATACCGTCAAGTCCAACCCGGATGACGCGGAAGCGCATTTTAATCTTGGTAAACTGTATGAACAGAAGATGAAATTCTATGACGCGATAACGGAGTACCAGAAAACAATCCAGTTAAATCCCGATTTTCTTGAAGCGCGCGTAAACCTCTCCCTTGTCTATACGGAACTCAATATGTTTTCAGAGAGTGTCAATGAGCTGAAACAGGTACTGAAGATAGACCCTGATAACGTTGACGCTCACAAATACATCGGACGCTCTTATTATAAAACAGGCCTGCTGAACGAGGCTATGGAAGAGTTTAAAATAGCCCTGAAACTTGAGAAAAAAGACCCGGAACTTCACTGCTACCTTGAAAGCGTTTATTTCAGTATGGGACGACTCGATGACGCGGTTGCTGAACTGAAAAAGGCGATTGAAATCGATCCACAATTCAAAGTAGCACACCTTAATCTCGGTTTTGTCTACTTTGAACAGGGCAAACTTGATGAGGCGATGGAAGAGTACGAAACTGCGATTGGTATCGACCCGAAATTCGCTGACGCATATAGTAATATGGGGCTGGTCTATTGTGAGAGAAAAATGTTTGATGAAGCCATCTCTATACTCAAGAAGGCCATAGAGATAAACCCCACGTTACCCGACGCCCACAACAATCTGGGCTATGCGTACTGGCAGAAAAGTATTAAAGAAAACAATAAAGAGTTTAAAGATAAAGCCATGCGTGAAGTTACTATATACAAAGGGTTGATTGGGGCAAATTAG
- a CDS encoding polyprenyl synthetase family protein → MQTNIEESIKIYGKKIDDLLKEIIPPDRDDFLSEPIWHHLKTGGKRIRPAICLITCKELGGNPDEALHFALAIEILHNMFLLHDDIEDEDTMRRDQPTVWVKYGIANAINSGDYLLARAYHSILISPIPSDRKLKLLEIFNLTYEKTVEGQALDINARGVADYTVEKYLKLVRLKTGYYLACGMVGGAIVASENFEGTIDKIWALGKLMGPAFQIKDDLIDLTVGKGRGGVIGSDIQEGKASFLYAYTSEQAENNDKKSLIEIMTKQREETTDDDVKHVLDIYNKYGAIDHAQQYADDLIKQSYVIIDKIPTNNKTVFKDIANFMAQRMT, encoded by the coding sequence ATGCAGACAAACATAGAAGAATCTATAAAAATATATGGTAAAAAGATTGATGACTTACTTAAAGAGATCATACCGCCGGATAGAGATGATTTTTTAAGCGAACCTATCTGGCACCACCTGAAAACAGGAGGGAAACGAATAAGACCTGCCATATGCTTGATTACGTGCAAAGAGTTGGGTGGCAATCCCGATGAAGCGCTCCATTTCGCGTTGGCAATAGAGATATTACATAATATGTTTCTCCTGCACGATGATATTGAAGATGAAGACACCATGAGACGCGATCAACCAACCGTGTGGGTCAAATACGGCATTGCAAATGCCATCAATTCCGGTGATTATCTACTGGCACGGGCCTACCACTCTATTCTGATAAGCCCGATACCATCAGACAGGAAGTTGAAACTATTAGAGATATTTAATTTGACATACGAAAAAACAGTAGAAGGCCAGGCACTCGATATAAACGCGAGAGGGGTTGCGGATTATACCGTTGAGAAGTATCTTAAACTTGTAAGACTGAAAACGGGGTACTATCTCGCATGTGGAATGGTCGGAGGCGCCATAGTAGCATCAGAAAATTTTGAGGGAACTATAGATAAGATCTGGGCGTTAGGTAAACTAATGGGCCCCGCCTTCCAGATAAAAGATGATTTAATTGATTTAACAGTAGGCAAAGGACGCGGAGGTGTTATAGGCTCGGACATTCAAGAGGGAAAAGCCAGTTTCTTATATGCGTACACCTCAGAACAGGCAGAAAATAACGACAAAAAATCACTGATTGAAATAATGACTAAACAGAGGGAAGAGACAACCGATGATGATGTAAAACATGTCCTGGATATCTACAATAAATATGGCGCTATAGACCATGCGCAACAATATGCCGATGATTTAATAAAACAATCTTATGTTATAATCGATAAAATACCAACAAACAACAAGACAGTTTTCAAAGATATTGCAAACTTTATGGCCCAACGTATGACTTAA
- a CDS encoding glycosyltransferase family 2 protein has product MNTLIALPAYNERKDIGFIISQIKSYDLDILVIDDGSTDGTQEQLSNIENINTIVHEINLGYGQTIIDAFKYAISHGYDSIITMDCDGQHIPDEIQIFLSQISDYDIVSGSRYLIEANKSDPQIPPDRYAINMEITQLLNETTKLDLTDSFCGFKAYKTAAIKKLRLTETGYGMPLQLWIQAWKSGLSIKEIPVKLIYNNAEKRFSGDLDNPTIRINYYKEIIKRESSENSRNQATIYI; this is encoded by the coding sequence ATGAATACACTTATCGCGCTGCCCGCTTACAACGAAAGAAAAGATATAGGATTTATCATATCCCAAATAAAGAGCTATGATTTAGACATACTGGTAATAGATGACGGATCTACAGACGGAACGCAAGAGCAATTGTCGAACATAGAAAATATAAACACCATCGTCCACGAAATAAATCTTGGCTATGGACAAACCATTATTGACGCCTTCAAATATGCGATCTCACATGGATATGACAGCATAATTACAATGGATTGTGACGGTCAACATATACCTGATGAAATCCAGATTTTTCTGTCACAAATATCAGACTACGATATTGTGTCTGGGTCAAGGTATCTAATAGAAGCCAATAAATCAGATCCACAAATTCCACCCGACAGGTATGCAATAAATATGGAAATCACCCAACTGTTAAACGAAACAACTAAGCTTGATTTAACAGATTCGTTTTGTGGCTTTAAGGCGTACAAAACTGCAGCAATAAAAAAATTGAGGCTGACAGAGACTGGTTATGGCATGCCTCTGCAATTGTGGATACAGGCATGGAAATCAGGACTCAGCATTAAAGAAATACCGGTTAAACTTATTTACAATAACGCGGAGAAACGTTTTAGCGGGGACCTTGATAACCCTACAATAAGAATTAATTATTACAAAGAGATAATAAAAAGAGAATCTAGTGAAAACTCAAGAAATCAGGCAACTATATATATTTGA
- the efp gene encoding elongation factor P encodes MINAIDLRKGLVIKIDGELYTVASYQHVTPGKGRAHMQVSIKSLKQGNVTQKRFRPSDKVEDIFVDHRDMEYLYQEGDSYCFMDTESYEQVFLSKEVLGDAMSYIAPNAKVSVSLYNNNAIGVELPSSVILKITETDPGTKGDTVTNVFKPATLETGYVTKVPLFVNTDEMVKIDTRTGEFMGRA; translated from the coding sequence TTGATAAACGCAATAGATTTAAGAAAAGGACTGGTCATAAAGATTGACGGAGAACTTTACACGGTGGCCAGCTACCAACACGTTACCCCCGGTAAGGGACGCGCTCATATGCAGGTGAGCATAAAGAGTTTAAAACAGGGCAATGTTACACAAAAACGCTTCAGGCCATCAGACAAGGTGGAAGATATATTTGTAGACCACAGAGACATGGAATACCTATATCAGGAAGGAGACAGCTATTGTTTTATGGATACAGAAAGCTACGAGCAGGTATTCCTTTCAAAGGAGGTCCTTGGAGACGCAATGTCGTATATAGCGCCAAACGCTAAAGTATCGGTTTCGCTCTACAATAATAATGCCATCGGAGTAGAACTCCCCTCCTCTGTCATACTTAAAATTACAGAGACAGACCCCGGCACAAAAGGAGACACCGTAACAAATGTATTCAAACCGGCAACACTGGAAACAGGCTATGTGACCAAAGTACCACTTTTTGTGAATACCGATGAAATGGTAAAAATTGATACACGTACGGGTGAATTCATGGGCAGAGCATAG
- a CDS encoding tetratricopeptide repeat protein, translating to MLKRIFFSFFILLVLICFNSVILTAQEVSEHDKLIVKGNRLITKKKYNEALEAYQGATKLKSESFIGWYNKGITLDLLGRYEEAVDALELAVKIEPDNHEAWFVMGNALDHNTKFVESISAFDRALALKPDYVAALYKKGNVLDHIGRYKEAIKTYDRIIDLKPDSHEAWNNKGLTLARIPERRVEAIEAYDKAIVIKSDYYEAWVNKGNAHVRVRNYEDAVKSYEKAIEIKPGEHAAWADIGFTLADLGENEKAVDAFRKAVEIKPNSYASWNGIGLALDKLGRHEESVTAYIKASEIDPDSYGAWTNLGLAYSRVNKHNAAIDAYNHAIKLQPDSYETITNKALELTRIEKYSEALTAIEKAINLKPDYPQAWNVKGDILTNLAKIDGAIKAYNMVIKTIPDNDAYEVPRLGKIKYRALNKKGLALVRNQQFTEAAAEFEKALKIDQNSFATWLNKGLAEVRIGKLDEALKAFERAITLKPGFHETWNYKGFVLEDLGRLQEAVSAYNEAFKVNPGFIAALNNKGLVLDKLGKHDEAIEAYKSSIQANPAFDAAWFNMACSYSLLGEKDNMLHSLKKAIGLNPRYKMALQQVPDFQNYRNDPEFLKITGR from the coding sequence ATGTTAAAAAGAATATTTTTCTCATTTTTCATTCTACTTGTACTGATTTGCTTCAATAGTGTTATTTTAACAGCACAGGAGGTTTCTGAACATGATAAATTAATTGTTAAAGGAAACAGGTTGATTACAAAAAAGAAGTACAATGAAGCGCTTGAGGCTTACCAAGGAGCGACAAAGCTCAAATCAGAGTCCTTTATAGGTTGGTACAACAAAGGCATCACCCTTGATTTGCTTGGCAGATATGAAGAGGCTGTGGATGCACTTGAACTGGCAGTAAAAATTGAACCCGATAATCATGAAGCCTGGTTTGTAATGGGTAACGCGCTGGACCATAATACAAAATTCGTAGAATCTATCTCCGCGTTTGATAGAGCTTTGGCACTCAAACCTGACTATGTTGCAGCCCTCTACAAAAAAGGGAATGTACTTGACCACATTGGTAGATATAAAGAGGCAATAAAAACATATGACAGAATAATTGATTTAAAGCCCGATTCACATGAAGCGTGGAATAATAAAGGGCTTACACTTGCACGAATACCCGAAAGAAGAGTAGAGGCAATAGAAGCATACGACAAGGCAATTGTCATAAAATCGGATTATTATGAGGCATGGGTGAACAAGGGAAATGCTCACGTGCGCGTAAGAAACTATGAAGATGCCGTTAAATCCTATGAAAAGGCAATTGAAATAAAACCTGGAGAACATGCTGCCTGGGCAGACATCGGTTTTACACTTGCCGATCTTGGAGAAAATGAGAAAGCAGTAGACGCGTTTAGAAAAGCGGTAGAGATTAAACCAAACTCTTACGCGTCATGGAATGGTATAGGTCTGGCGCTTGACAAATTGGGAAGACACGAGGAATCAGTAACCGCTTATATAAAAGCATCTGAGATAGATCCTGACTCATACGGTGCATGGACAAACCTTGGGCTTGCTTACTCCCGCGTAAACAAACATAATGCTGCCATAGACGCGTATAACCACGCCATCAAGCTTCAACCGGATTCATACGAAACGATAACAAACAAAGCCCTTGAGCTAACAAGGATAGAAAAGTATTCAGAGGCACTTACCGCTATTGAAAAAGCTATTAACCTCAAACCCGATTATCCCCAAGCCTGGAATGTCAAAGGCGACATACTGACCAATTTAGCAAAGATAGATGGAGCCATAAAAGCCTATAACATGGTCATTAAAACAATTCCTGATAATGATGCCTATGAGGTGCCACGTCTTGGCAAAATCAAATACAGAGCTTTGAACAAGAAGGGCCTTGCATTAGTCCGCAATCAACAATTTACAGAAGCGGCAGCAGAGTTTGAAAAAGCCCTTAAAATAGATCAAAATTCCTTTGCAACCTGGTTAAATAAAGGACTTGCTGAAGTAAGAATTGGTAAACTGGACGAAGCGCTAAAGGCATTTGAAAGGGCGATAACGTTAAAGCCGGGCTTCCATGAAACATGGAATTATAAGGGCTTTGTACTTGAAGATCTTGGAAGATTGCAGGAAGCCGTCTCCGCATATAACGAAGCATTCAAGGTTAATCCTGGTTTCATCGCAGCACTTAACAACAAGGGTCTTGTTCTTGATAAACTAGGAAAACACGACGAGGCGATTGAGGCTTATAAAAGCTCAATACAGGCAAATCCCGCATTTGATGCCGCATGGTTTAACATGGCCTGTTCATACTCCCTACTGGGAGAAAAAGACAATATGCTACACTCATTAAAAAAAGCAATAGGTTTAAACCCCAGGTATAAAATGGCACTACAACAGGTACCCGACTTTCAGAATTACAGAAACGACCCCGAATTTCTAAAGATAACAGGGAGATAA
- the hflX gene encoding GTPase HflX, with the protein MVELKRTDLSVRAERAILLYTLLHKDKNDEAPLEELKSLAETAGAKVLDSVVQRRRKVDPSLYIGKGKVAQLAELCKDKRIDVVICDDDLSPAQVSNLEKIIDTKVIDRSELILDIFAARAKTAQAKLQVELAQLEYTRPRLKRMWSHLSRIEGGIGTRGPGEKQLEVDKRLVSKRVLALKKRLGQVTERRKRQAKARKEHTTVSLVGYTNSGKSTLMNSLTEAGVLVEDRLFATLDTKTSLCDLGNGKTVILSDTVGFIRKLPHHLISSFEATLEEVIWADFLLHVVDVSSSDVVEQVAAANNVLKELDCDKKPLIMVLNKVDVLKDSSITTFFQSKYDNVVTISALTGEGLDMLKEKMVGFANRGVTEIKLECDASNGKLLAYIYEHSQVLGRTFINSGVNFHILINEKNLSKLYKLGGGHFKVTQLS; encoded by the coding sequence ATGGTAGAGTTAAAGAGAACTGATTTATCCGTAAGGGCTGAACGTGCAATATTGCTTTATACATTGTTGCATAAAGACAAAAATGACGAAGCTCCCCTTGAAGAGCTTAAGAGCCTGGCTGAAACGGCGGGAGCAAAAGTGCTGGATAGTGTTGTGCAGAGAAGGAGAAAAGTGGATCCTTCTCTCTACATAGGTAAGGGGAAAGTTGCTCAACTGGCAGAACTTTGTAAAGATAAAAGAATAGATGTCGTGATTTGTGATGACGACCTTTCTCCCGCGCAGGTCAGTAATCTGGAGAAAATCATTGATACGAAGGTAATTGACAGGAGCGAATTGATCCTGGATATCTTTGCCGCGAGGGCTAAGACTGCTCAGGCAAAATTGCAGGTCGAACTGGCACAACTGGAATATACAAGACCTCGCTTGAAGAGAATGTGGTCTCATCTGTCCAGAATAGAAGGGGGTATCGGGACCAGGGGGCCGGGAGAAAAGCAATTAGAAGTAGACAAACGGTTGGTGTCAAAAAGAGTACTTGCTTTGAAGAAAAGACTCGGGCAGGTAACGGAACGCAGGAAGAGGCAGGCAAAGGCAAGAAAAGAACACACAACCGTTTCGCTGGTAGGGTATACTAATTCCGGTAAATCAACCTTAATGAACAGTTTGACAGAAGCCGGAGTACTTGTTGAAGATAGACTCTTTGCCACCCTTGACACGAAAACCAGTTTATGTGACCTGGGAAACGGCAAGACGGTTATTTTAAGCGACACCGTAGGGTTTATCAGGAAACTTCCTCACCATTTAATCTCATCCTTTGAAGCAACCCTTGAAGAAGTAATATGGGCAGATTTCCTGTTACATGTTGTTGATGTCAGCTCTTCTGATGTGGTTGAACAGGTTGCGGCCGCTAATAATGTTCTTAAAGAACTAGATTGTGACAAAAAACCATTAATAATGGTTCTCAACAAAGTAGATGTATTGAAAGATTCGTCAATTACCACGTTTTTTCAAAGTAAATATGACAACGTAGTAACTATTTCTGCATTGACCGGAGAGGGTCTGGACATGCTGAAAGAGAAAATGGTTGGTTTTGCAAATAGAGGTGTCACGGAGATTAAGCTGGAATGTGATGCCAGTAATGGTAAATTACTGGCATATATTTATGAGCATAGCCAGGTGCTGGGTCGTACATTCATAAATTCCGGTGTCAATTTTCATATCCTTATTAATGAGAAAAACCTATCAAAATTGTACAAATTGGGTGGAGGGCACTTTAAGGTTACACAGCTTTCATGA
- the hemW gene encoding radical SAM family heme chaperone HemW: MIIQHHIPSLYIHIPFCISKCIYCDFNSIVTNSQVVDEYLGTIEEELQSTIKKYSFKTVFIGGGTPTVLNETQLDRLLSAVTKYVDIPNLKEYTIEVNPGTLSDEKAIIMKNSHVNRVSIGIQSFNDRYLKLLGRIHSANEAKDIFSNLRAKGFNNLSVDMIYGYPAQTLNEWQKELEECCGLGPEHISAYCLTYEQGTPIVEMTNSGALNKLSEEEELKMYEFTNDFLCDKGYNHYEISNFAKQGKECRHNTVYWENREYIGIGAGAFSYVHGERYSNIKNVKEYISSAKSKKRLKCFSEKLPQKQRASEILIMALRMTSGISRKDFIQRSGFDLNELFQKQLDNLTQAGLINFDDERVKLTRKGLSLADSVMTEFM; this comes from the coding sequence GTGATTATCCAACACCATATACCTTCTTTATACATTCACATTCCATTTTGCATAAGTAAATGCATATATTGTGATTTCAACTCAATTGTAACAAATTCACAGGTAGTTGATGAATATCTTGGGACGATTGAAGAGGAGCTTCAATCCACTATCAAAAAATATTCGTTCAAAACTGTTTTCATAGGTGGCGGTACTCCTACTGTCTTAAATGAAACACAACTGGACAGGCTGTTGAGTGCGGTCACCAAATATGTCGATATTCCCAACCTCAAAGAATATACAATTGAAGTAAACCCGGGGACATTGAGCGACGAAAAAGCCATCATCATGAAAAACAGCCATGTTAACAGGGTCAGCATTGGCATTCAATCCTTTAACGACAGGTATTTGAAACTTCTCGGACGAATTCATTCTGCAAATGAAGCAAAAGATATTTTTTCAAACTTAAGAGCAAAAGGATTCAACAATCTCAGTGTTGATATGATTTACGGTTATCCTGCTCAGACTTTAAACGAATGGCAGAAGGAGCTGGAAGAGTGCTGCGGGTTAGGCCCTGAACATATCTCTGCTTATTGTCTTACGTACGAACAGGGAACACCAATTGTTGAGATGACAAATTCCGGGGCTCTAAATAAATTAAGTGAAGAAGAAGAGCTGAAGATGTACGAATTCACAAATGATTTTCTCTGTGATAAAGGTTATAATCACTATGAAATATCAAATTTTGCAAAGCAGGGTAAAGAGTGTCGACATAATACCGTCTACTGGGAAAACAGAGAATACATTGGAATAGGCGCCGGGGCATTTTCTTACGTCCATGGTGAACGATACAGTAATATAAAAAATGTAAAAGAGTACATCTCTTCAGCTAAATCAAAGAAGAGGTTAAAATGTTTTTCTGAAAAATTACCTCAAAAGCAAAGAGCGTCTGAAATACTTATTATGGCATTGAGGATGACGTCCGGTATCTCAAGAAAGGACTTCATTCAAAGGTCCGGTTTTGATTTAAACGAACTCTTTCAAAAACAACTAGACAACCTGACACAGGCAGGTTTGATAAACTTTGATGATGAAAGAGTTAAATTAACCAGAAAAGGTCTGTCTCTGGCAGACTCAGTAATGACGGAATTTATGTAA